A section of the Mycolicibacterium anyangense genome encodes:
- a CDS encoding DUF3556 domain-containing protein → MSFTQPDLPAVDPHEFLAKPLLERIRILSTNWVEHGFGTPLMVSVIYIVKVTVLYALGGVVIATATSGLPAFWHVSQWWDQPIVYQKLILWTVLLESAGLGGSWGPLAGKVKPMTGGVQFWLRRGTIRLRPWAWVPFTSGNRRSWVDTGLYAAMLLSLAVALLSPGRLTPSLLDRLPDNTSGLVSPTLLIAPIGLLILVGLRDKVIFLAARGEQYLPALAFFAVLPFTDMIVALKLLIVVVWVGAGVSKFGRHFARVIPPMTSNSPTVAKLLWFKRAMYRDPQNDLQPSRLAEFMGHVLGTAVEIVTPLVLLFSHNRSLTVAGIVLIVGLHFYIISAFPLAVPLEWNVLFSFAAVFLFLGFPAWAGYAVGDMSSPWLTFAIVAALVFFPILGNFRPDKVSFLPSMRQYAGNWACSVWAFAPGAEAKLDRVKRMSTNQLDQFVAYGYEPEWAAVTMTQPVTFRAMHAQGRGLVSVLVKHLPDIDIRDVREGEWVCNSLIGWNFGDGHLHNDYMIAAVQEQVGYEPGELVVAWVESQAWGTSVQHYKLIDAALGVIETGTWKVADVAEAQPWLPDGPVPTTVTWSVARDGRGAMA, encoded by the coding sequence ATGAGCTTCACACAACCTGACCTCCCTGCCGTCGATCCGCACGAGTTCCTCGCCAAACCGCTCCTCGAGCGCATCCGCATCCTCAGCACCAATTGGGTGGAACACGGATTCGGCACGCCGCTGATGGTTTCGGTCATCTACATCGTGAAGGTGACGGTCCTCTATGCACTCGGCGGCGTCGTCATCGCCACCGCCACCTCCGGACTGCCGGCTTTCTGGCACGTTTCACAATGGTGGGACCAGCCGATCGTCTATCAGAAGTTGATCCTGTGGACCGTGCTCCTGGAGTCCGCCGGACTCGGCGGCTCGTGGGGCCCACTAGCGGGCAAGGTCAAGCCGATGACCGGCGGCGTCCAGTTCTGGCTACGCCGCGGCACCATCCGGCTGCGCCCCTGGGCGTGGGTGCCCTTCACCTCCGGTAACCGGCGCAGCTGGGTGGACACCGGCTTGTACGCGGCCATGCTGCTGTCGCTGGCGGTCGCGCTGCTGAGCCCCGGTCGGCTCACCCCGTCCTTGCTGGATCGCTTGCCGGACAACACCTCCGGCCTGGTGAGCCCCACCCTGCTCATCGCCCCGATCGGGCTTCTGATCCTCGTCGGATTGCGCGACAAGGTGATCTTCCTGGCCGCGCGTGGCGAACAGTATCTGCCGGCGCTGGCGTTCTTCGCGGTGCTGCCCTTCACCGACATGATCGTGGCGCTCAAGCTGCTGATCGTGGTGGTCTGGGTCGGTGCCGGGGTATCGAAGTTCGGCCGTCACTTCGCCCGTGTCATCCCACCGATGACGAGCAACAGTCCGACGGTCGCCAAGCTGCTCTGGTTCAAGCGCGCCATGTACCGGGACCCGCAGAACGATCTTCAGCCCTCCCGACTCGCCGAATTCATGGGACACGTGCTGGGAACCGCCGTCGAGATCGTCACTCCCCTGGTGCTTCTGTTCTCGCACAACAGAAGTCTGACGGTGGCCGGCATCGTGCTGATAGTGGGTCTGCACTTCTACATCATCTCGGCATTCCCGCTGGCGGTGCCGCTGGAATGGAATGTGTTGTTCTCCTTCGCCGCAGTATTCCTCTTCCTGGGCTTCCCCGCCTGGGCGGGCTATGCAGTCGGGGACATGTCCTCGCCGTGGTTGACCTTCGCCATCGTGGCCGCACTCGTCTTCTTCCCGATCCTGGGGAACTTCCGCCCCGACAAGGTGTCGTTCCTGCCCTCGATGCGCCAATACGCGGGCAACTGGGCCTGCAGTGTCTGGGCCTTCGCGCCGGGCGCAGAAGCCAAGCTCGACAGGGTGAAGCGGATGTCGACAAATCAGCTCGACCAGTTCGTCGCCTACGGCTACGAACCGGAATGGGCGGCCGTCACGATGACTCAGCCGGTGACCTTCCGGGCTATGCACGCCCAGGGCCGCGGATTGGTCTCGGTGTTGGTCAAGCACCTGCCCGATATCGACATCCGGGATGTGCGGGAGGGTGAATGGGTGTGCAATTCGCTGATCGGTTGGAACTTCGGCGACGGCCACCTGCACAACGACTACATGATCGCCGCCGTGCAGGAGCAGGTCGGATACGAACCCGGCGAACTGGTGGTGGCCTGGGTCGAATCCCAGGCCTGGGGCACCTCGGTCCAGCACTACAAGCTGATCGACGCAGCACTCGGGGTCATCGAGACCGGAACGTGGAAAGTCGCCGACGTCGCCGAGGCGCAGCCCTGGCTGCCGGATGGTCCCGTCCCCACCACGGTCACGTGGTCGGTGGCCCGAGACGGTCGGGGGGCCATGGCGTGA